In Gloeocapsa sp. PCC 73106, a single genomic region encodes these proteins:
- the clpS gene encoding ATP-dependent Clp protease adapter ClpS, translating into MTASPVITIEKDKQVVRKTYPNYKVIVLNDDFNTFQHVAECLIRNIPGMTSDRAWILTEQVHYEGQAIVWVGPQEQAELYHQQLSREGLTMAPLEAA; encoded by the coding sequence ATGACTGCATCCCCTGTAATCACGATTGAAAAAGATAAACAAGTTGTTCGTAAAACCTATCCTAATTACAAGGTGATTGTCCTAAACGATGACTTCAACACTTTTCAACACGTTGCTGAATGCTTAATTAGGAATATCCCAGGAATGACCAGCGATCGCGCTTGGATTTTGACTGAACAAGTCCATTACGAAGGACAGGCGATCGTTTGGGTAGGACCTCAAGAACAAGCAGAACTATATCACCAACAATTAAGTCGAGAGGGTCTTACTATGGCTCCATTGGAGGCAGCTTAG
- a CDS encoding M61 family metallopeptidase — protein sequence MTQINQISQTTSVLTNPEIDYEVSMSRPGSHLFEVKLSVKNWKKTSLNLEMPVWTPGSYLVREYAKHVQDWQAKDPQTGKFLVSRKLSKNHWQIDTSNSQAILITYRVYANELSVRTNHLNHTHGYFNGAALFCYIPNYEHQPITVKIIVPYANWRVTTVLPEISHQRNTFLAQDFDTLVDSPFEIGTHQLYEFTVLEKKHRLAVWGEGNFEAKKVIADIQKIIEVESNLYRGLPYSEYLFILHLSTGGYGGLEHKNCCTLNYSRFGFRATEKYYPFLQLVAHEFFHLWNVKRIRPQALTTFDYTQENYTTCLWFAEGVTSYYDLLIPLQGGIYDAKTFLANLSKDISKYLSISGRHVQSLSESSFDAWIKLYRRDTNSDNSQISYYLKGSLVSLLLDLLIRSRHQNQRSLDDVMRLMWQSFGQEENGYSPLQLQEAIASVAGTDLTDFFRLYIEGTAELPLNEYLHSFGLKIKPIFEAESIPDLGIQLEPDPLKTIVRFVRQDSPAALAGISPGDELLAINQLRVNSMELKERLKDYQAGDMIVITLFHQDQLRAVSLELASPQPSGYEIISLKELSDQQRQNYLGWLKSEI from the coding sequence ATGACTCAAATTAATCAGATTTCCCAAACAACATCTGTATTAACTAATCCGGAAATAGACTATGAAGTGTCTATGTCTAGACCGGGTTCTCATCTATTTGAGGTGAAATTAAGCGTTAAAAACTGGAAAAAAACTAGTTTAAACTTAGAAATGCCCGTTTGGACACCGGGGTCTTATTTAGTGAGGGAATACGCTAAGCACGTACAAGATTGGCAAGCAAAAGACCCTCAAACCGGGAAATTTTTGGTCAGTAGAAAACTGAGTAAAAATCATTGGCAAATCGATACGAGTAACTCTCAAGCAATACTGATTACTTACCGGGTTTACGCTAACGAGTTATCAGTGAGAACGAATCATTTAAATCATACCCACGGTTATTTTAACGGTGCGGCTCTATTTTGCTATATTCCCAATTACGAACATCAACCAATTACGGTAAAAATAATAGTACCTTACGCTAATTGGCGAGTAACCACGGTTTTACCGGAGATTAGTCATCAAAGAAATACTTTTTTAGCTCAAGACTTCGATACTTTGGTAGATAGTCCCTTTGAAATTGGTACCCACCAACTATACGAATTTACAGTACTGGAGAAAAAGCACCGCTTAGCAGTATGGGGAGAGGGTAACTTCGAAGCTAAAAAAGTGATTGCAGATATACAAAAGATTATTGAAGTAGAGAGCAATCTATACCGAGGGTTACCCTACTCGGAATATCTATTTATCTTGCACTTATCAACTGGTGGTTATGGTGGTTTAGAACATAAAAACTGTTGCACTTTAAATTATTCTCGTTTTGGCTTTCGCGCTACAGAAAAATATTATCCCTTCCTGCAGTTAGTAGCCCACGAATTTTTTCATCTTTGGAATGTCAAACGCATTCGCCCTCAAGCACTAACAACCTTTGATTACACTCAGGAAAACTATACAACCTGTCTCTGGTTCGCCGAAGGAGTTACCAGTTATTACGATTTACTGATACCCTTACAAGGGGGAATCTACGACGCGAAAACTTTTTTAGCTAATTTAAGTAAAGATATTAGTAAATATTTGAGTATATCAGGACGTCACGTACAATCTTTAAGTGAGTCGAGTTTCGATGCTTGGATTAAACTTTATCGCAGAGACACTAATAGTGATAACTCACAAATATCTTATTATCTAAAAGGGAGTTTAGTATCTCTGTTACTAGATTTGTTGATTCGTTCGCGTCACCAGAATCAGCGATCGCTTGATGATGTCATGAGACTGATGTGGCAAAGTTTTGGACAAGAGGAAAATGGCTATAGTCCCCTACAATTACAAGAAGCGATCGCCTCCGTCGCAGGTACAGATTTAACCGACTTTTTTAGATTGTATATCGAAGGGACGGCAGAATTACCCTTAAATGAGTACTTACACTCATTCGGCTTGAAAATAAAGCCCATCTTTGAAGCCGAATCTATACCTGATTTGGGAATTCAACTCGAACCCGATCCCCTAAAAACTATAGTTAGATTTGTTAGACAAGATTCTCCCGCAGCTTTAGCGGGAATCAGCCCCGGAGATGAACTCTTAGCGATTAATCAGTTGCGCGTCAACAGCATGGAATTGAAAGAACGTCTCAAAGACTACCAAGCAGGTGATATGATCGTGATCACCCTTTTTCATCAGGATCAACTGCGTGCGGTTAGTCTAGAATTAGCTTCTCCTCAACCTAGTGGCTATGAAATCATCTCACTGAAAGAACTCAGCGATCAACAACGACAAAATTATTTAGGTTGGCTCAAATCTGAAATTTAA
- a CDS encoding branched-chain amino acid transaminase, protein MHNFLPIAYFQNRFIPFAEANVSIATHALHYGTGAFGGLRGLPDPNQENNILLFRLDRHCQRLSQSAKYLNYDLPPDKIEQIIVDFIKKNQPTVPFYIRPFVYTSGLGIAPRLHNVEKDFLVYGLELGDYLSPEGISCRISSWHRQEDRSLPLRGKISGAYITSSLAKTEAVESGFDEAILLNSQGKVCEATGMNVFMVRNGKLITPGYDQDILEGITRDSILTIAQDLGIPVQERPIDKSELFIADEVFLSGTAAKVTPVKQIENYQLPETIPITTKLREKFIAITENRDPNYQQWIYSISVY, encoded by the coding sequence ATGCACAATTTTCTTCCCATCGCCTATTTTCAAAATCGCTTTATTCCCTTCGCTGAAGCAAACGTTTCTATAGCTACTCATGCTCTACACTATGGTACAGGAGCATTTGGCGGACTAAGAGGACTCCCCGATCCCAATCAGGAAAATAACATTCTACTCTTTAGATTAGATCGCCATTGTCAACGCTTGAGTCAAAGCGCCAAATACCTCAACTACGATCTACCTCCTGATAAAATCGAACAGATAATCGTTGATTTCATCAAAAAAAATCAGCCCACTGTCCCCTTTTATATTCGTCCTTTCGTCTATACCTCTGGGTTGGGAATCGCCCCGAGATTACACAATGTAGAAAAAGATTTCTTAGTCTATGGTTTAGAATTGGGAGATTATCTTTCCCCCGAGGGTATTAGCTGTCGCATTAGTTCTTGGCATCGTCAAGAAGACCGTAGTTTACCTTTACGTGGTAAAATCAGTGGGGCTTATATTACTTCCTCTCTCGCTAAAACCGAAGCGGTAGAATCAGGTTTCGATGAAGCGATCCTTCTTAACTCCCAGGGAAAAGTCTGTGAAGCCACAGGAATGAACGTGTTTATGGTCAGAAATGGTAAACTGATCACCCCTGGTTACGATCAAGACATTCTCGAAGGAATTACCCGAGATAGTATTTTAACGATCGCCCAAGATTTGGGAATACCAGTACAAGAAAGACCTATAGATAAATCAGAACTATTTATCGCTGATGAGGTATTTCTCAGTGGTACCGCGGCTAAAGTAACTCCGGTTAAGCAAATAGAAAATTACCAGTTACCGGAAACTATACCCATTACTACTAAGTTACGGGAAAAATTCATTGCTATTACCGAAAATAGGGACCCCAATTACCAGCAGTGGATTTACAGCATTAGCGTTTATTGA
- a CDS encoding DUF2103 domain-containing protein — MNKPVKGGRLVWNHSTHIPGLIPILEKLTNYPGVETITPGVIGRARGQSPHLRLRVSVPIRGGYKIIARQGKTVQEVFIITTLSQTEIEEAIDGIVNKR; from the coding sequence ATGAATAAACCAGTCAAGGGTGGTCGCTTAGTGTGGAACCACTCTACCCACATTCCGGGTCTAATTCCTATTTTAGAAAAACTGACGAATTATCCAGGTGTGGAAACGATTACGCCTGGAGTAATTGGTCGTGCTAGAGGACAATCCCCCCACTTGAGACTAAGAGTTTCTGTCCCTATTCGTGGAGGGTATAAAATAATTGCTAGACAGGGTAAAACCGTACAAGAGGTTTTTATCATCACTACCCTAAGTCAAACTGAAATAGAAGAAGCGATCGATGGGATTGTCAATAAACGCTAA